TTTCTGACGGCCGGTTTCATACTTCAGCGCGTCGCTCTGGCCCACCGAGGTTTGCAGGAACTGCAGCTCTTCGTCGCTGATACCATTGCGGTAGTTCTTCATTTCGCTTACAAACTCCTTCACGGAAGCCGCCGTGGCATCGGCGCGTACGCCGGCCTGGGCCGTGAAGGGACCCGCATATTGCGAGCCGTTGAAGTACGAGAAGGCCCCGTAGGTATACCCCTTGTTCTCCCGCAGGTTCAGGTTGATGCGGCTGCTGAAGTCGCCACCGAGCAGGTGATTGGCCAGGCCGGCGCGGTAGTAGTCGCCGGTAGCATCGTAGGGCATGCTCAGGTAGCCCACCCGGATTTCCGACTGCGGCGCACCGTCCTTGTTCACGAAGTAGATGTGGGTTTTGTCGGGCTGCGCCGAGGCGGTAGTTGGAGCCGGTAGGGCAACGTCCTTTTTCGCCCAGCTTTGCAGGAAGCCCAGCTTAGGCGTTACCTGCTTCTGGTCTACATCGCCCACAATCACCAGATAAGAGATGTTGGGCGCGTAGTTGCGGGCGTAAAACTGCTTTACATCCTCCAGGGTAATGCCCTGCACGCTGGCTACGGTACCGCTGGTGGGCACGCGCATAATATCCGAGGCAGGATACACCAGGCGGGCAAAGGTTTTGTTGGCAATGGCCGTGGCCTGGGTGTTCTGGTTGGCAATGCCTTCCAGCGTCTGCTTTTTGATGCGTGCAAAATCGGCGGCATCAAAGCGGGGGCGCATCAGGCGCTCTTCCAGCAGGGCCAGCGTCTTGTCCAGGTTCTTGGTCAGAGACTGCACATAGATGGTGGTGTTGTCGCTGCCGGAGAATACGGAAATAGAGCTGCCCAGTTTTTCCAGGGCCGCCGTCATTTCTTCGCTGGTGTACTTCTGCGAGCCCTCATTCAGCATAGCCGCCGTGAGCGAGGCAATGCCGGCTTTGGAGGGGTCCTGCTGCTCCAGGCGGTGGCCGCCGGGAATGGTGAGCTGCATGGTAACGGCCGGAATTTCGGTGTTGCGCGTGCCAATCACCTTCAGGCCGTTGGGCATGGTTTCCTGCCAATAGGCGGGCACCTGCACTACGGGGTTAGCGCCGGATTTTGGCTGCTTGCTGCGGTCGAAGGAATCCGTGGCCTTCACGTAGGTCAGGCCTTTATATTCATCGGCGGGGGCTTTAAAGCCATCCTTGGAAACCGTGAAGTTGGTGGGCTTGGCCACCAGGGCCGTAGCACCCTTAGGCACCACGCTCAGAATAACGGCCTTTTTGCCTTTAATGTACTGGTTGTACACGCGCATTACATCGGCCTTTGTAAGGGCACGCAGTTCCTGCAGGTCTTTGGTAATGCGGTTAGGCGAGCCGGTAAACGTTTGGGCAGCAGCCAAAGCCGATACTTTACCGCTTACGCTGGCTAAGCCGTTGATGGTCTGCGACTCGCGGCCGGCCTTAAAGCGCTGCAGGTCCTCATCCGAAACGCCGCGCTTCTCAAACTCCTGCAGGGAGCGGCGGGCAATCAGCTCCAGGCTGTCGAGGCCTTTGCCGGGGTAGCTCAGAGCCATGATGGTAAACTCGCCCCCCAACTCAGCCGAAGGGTGACTGGCCGAAGCCTGCACGGCTTTCTGCGTTTTTACCAGGTTTTTGTAGAGCAAAGAGGTCTTGCCACCGCCAATGATTTCTGCCAGCGCATCCAGGGCCGGCTCATCGGGGTGGTAGCGGGGCACGGTGGGGAACACCATTTGCAGCATGGGGAAGCGTACGTTGTCTTCGTAGCTCACGTAGCGGTCCTGGTCCAGCTTGGGCTCGGGCAGCTTCATGTTCTGCACGGCGGGGCCGGGCTTAATGGTACCGAAGTACTTCTCGGCCAGCTTTATTACCTCGGCGGGCTTCACATCGCCACCCACGGTCAGGGTAGCGTTGTTGGGGCCGTACCAGCGCAGAAAGAAGTTTTTCAGGTCGTTTACGTCGGCGCGGTCCAGGTCTTCCAGGTAGCCGATGGTGAGCCAGCTGTAGGGGTGGCCGTAGGGATACAGGGTTTTGGCTACGTATTCGGAGGCCAGGCCGTAGGGGCGGTTGTCGTAGTTCTGGCCCCGCTCGTTCTTCACCGTAGAGCGCTGAATTTCAAACTTTTGCTGCGTAACAGCATCCAGCAGGAAGCCCATCCGGTCGGCTTCCAGCCACAGGGCCGTTTCCAGCTGGTTGCTGGGCAGGGTTTCGTAATAGTTGGTCCGGTCGCGGTTGGTGGAGCCGTTCAGGTCGCCGCCCGCGGCCGATACCAGCTTGAAGTGCTGGTCGTCGCCCACATGGTCGGAGCCCTGGAACATCATGTGCTCAAAGAAGTGCGCAAAGCCCGACTTGCCAATGGTTTCGCGGGCCGAGCCCACGTGGTAGGTTACGTCCACGTGCACCACCGGGTCGGAGTGGTCTTCGTGCACGATGACCGTGAGGCCGTTGGGCAGCTTATACTTCTCATAGGGAATCACCACTTCCCCGAGCTTACTGGCTACTTTTTCGACGAGGCGAGGGCCGGCAGTGGTGGTTTTGGCTGTTGGCGCCGATTTTTTCTGCTGGGCGGCCGCGGGCGTTACCACCAGCAGCGTGCTCATTCCCAGCAGCCACAAATGCTTTTGAAGCATAAGAAATTTTAAAAAGATGATGTATAAAGTACCAAGGCAAAGTGAAGGTACAAGTCTACAGACATTTCCCGACAACAAGAAGCTGCATCTGCATTCAGCAGTTGCGAAGTGCCTGGTAATTCGACACTTTTAGCCGCTACTACTCCTCTCTCCTTTTCCATTTTCCTCACTGGTCTGCTTATGCGTTTCTCCTCGTTATTTCTGCTGGCCCCGGCCCTGACCGGCGGGCTGCTGGCGGGCTGCCAAAGCCGCAACTCCCCGCCCGAGCTGATTACCCGCAGCACGCTCCCGGACTCTACCGAGGCCGCCCCCACCGATACGGCCGTGGTGGCCGCGCCCCGGGACGGAATTACCGGCGCGGGCATCGGGCAGTACATTAAAGTGCTTTCCGCCGATGATTTTCAGGGCCGCAAGCCCTTCACCGCCGGCGAAACTAAAACCACGGAGTACCTGGCCAGTGAGTTTAAAAAACTGGGGCTGAAGCCCGGGCCCAACGGCACGTATTTCCAGGAGGTGCCGCTGGTGGAAATTACCGGCCGGCCCGATAGCATCATGCGCATCTCGGGCGGCAAGGGCAAGCCGTTTAACCTCCAGTATAAAACTGATTTTATGGCCTTTACCGAGCAGGAAAAGCCGCAGGTATCGGTCAGCAACTCGCCGCTGGTGTTTGCCGGCTACGGCGTGGTGGCCCCCGAGTATAACTGGGACGACTACGCCGGGCTGGACGTGAAGGGCAAAACCGTGGTGGTGCTGGTAAACGACCCCGGCAATGCCGGCAACGACACCACCATGTTTAAGGGCAAGGCCATGACCTACTATGGACGCTGGATGTACAAGTACGAGGAGGCTGCCCGCCACGGCGCCACCGGCCTGCTCATCATTCACGAAACCCGACCGGCCGCTTACCCATGGTCGGTGGTGCAGACCAGCTACTCCGGCGCCAAGCTGCGCCCGCAAACGCCCGACCGGGGTGCCAGCAAGTGCAAGCTGGAAGGCTGGATAACGCTGGACGCCGCCCGCCGCCTGTTTACGGCCGCCGGCCTGCGCTACGATGACCTGTATGCGGCCGCCAATCTGCGGGGCTTCAAAGCCCGGCCGCTGGGCCTGAATGTGAGCATCAATATCCACAACAAAATCCGGCGCACCTCCTCCAAAAACGTGCTGGCCGTGCTGCCCGGCGCCACGCGGCCGCAGGAGTACATTATTTACACGGCCCACTGGGACCACCTGGGCATTGGGCCCACCGTGAAGGGCGACTCTATTTACAACGGGGCGCTGGACAATGCCAGCGGCGTGGCCGCCCTGCTCACCATTGCCAAAGCCTACACGCAGCTTCCTAAAAGCCCCGACCGCAGCATTGTTTTCCTGGCCGTTACCGGCGAAGAGCAGGGCCTGCTGGGCTCGGCCTACTACGCGGAACACCCCGTATTCCCGCTCAACAAAACCGTGGCCGACCTGAACATGGACATGCTCCGGCCCTACGGCCCCATGCGCGACGTAACGGTTATCGGCTACGGGCAGTCGGATCTGGATGACTATGCCCGCACGGCGGCTAAGGAACAGCAGCGCTACCTGCAGCCGGATAAAACCCCGGAAGAAGGCCATTTCTACCGCTCCGACCACTTCAGCTTTGCCAAAGTGGGTGTGCCGGCCCTGTATGCCAGCGGCGCCTTCGACAGCCGCGCCCGGGGCAAGGAGTATATAGAGGAGCAGAACAAAACTTTCACGGCCCAGCATTACCACCAGCCCAGCGACGAGTACAACCCCGCCTGGGACCTGCGCGGGATGGAGCAGGACGCCCGCCTGCTGTTTACCATTGGCCGCCGGCTGGCCGGCGAAACCACTTTCCCGCAATGGAAAGCCGGTTCTGAGTTTAAGGCTGCCCGGGACAAGAGCATGGGCACCAGAAAATAAGCTACCTGGTCGGCCTGAAATATTCACAAAGCCTCCGCTATCCGCGGGGGCTTTTTTGCGTAAAACATTAGGCCCAGGGCTCCTTGTTGAATGCTGGCTGCCTACTGCGGCATTTCCTTTCGAGTTTCTTCCCTTTCCTGTGCCTATTCCTACTGCCGAACACTCTTATTTGCGCCTGACCTACCGGCCCGATTTACGCATTCTGTTTATGCGCTGGACGCGGCTGGTTTCCTCGCAGGAGCACAGAACCGGGTATTTGCAGGGCCTGCAGTTTGCCCGGGAGCACCAGGCCGGCCACTGGCTGGTGGATTTGCGCACCCGGGGCCTGGCGGAGGCCGCCGACTTCAAGTGGATTTTGCAGGAATTCAGGCCGCAGATGCAGCAGGCCCTGCCGGGTATCTCTTTCCGCATTGCCTACCTGGTTACCCCCTATCATCAGGAAGTGATTACCAGCCGGCTGGTGGCTGAGGAAAAGATGTTTCGGAGCTTTATTGAGGAAAAAGACGCTTACCAGTGGTTGGGGACGCCCATGGCCGAGGCTTCCTAGCCGTTACAGCGGGCCCGGCTACACCTCTGCCCACCGGTACCGGCGCTCTTTCCACCAAATGCCCCCCGGCCACGCGGTATACGCCAGCACGGCCAGGGACATCAGCAGCAGGTAGCCATCATAGAGCAGCAACACGCCCATACTTTCCCGATGCCCGGCCTGGCGCAGGGTAATAGCCAGAAACAGAGTTTGTAACAACACTTTGCCCGCGTATAGCACGCTTATGGTGCCCAGAGGCAAAAGCGCCGGCCAGCCCAGTACAGCATAGAACACGCCGTAGGAGCTGAACAACACCACCAGCTGCCAGGGCAGCCGCCCGGCCCCTTTCATCCAGCGCTTGCGCTGCTGCAGCAGGTGCCGCAGGGTGGGCTGCGGCACGGAAACGCCCAGGACACCAGGCGCAATAATGTTCCGGAAGCCCCAGCCCTGCCCTACAATCAGCCCGAAAAGCTGCAGGTCTTCCGTAATGCTGAACGCCAGCGCTTCGTAGCCCCCAATAGACTCGTAGGCGGCGCGCGTGACGAGCATGTTGTTGCCCACGGCCGTAACGGGCAGGCCTAGGTCGGTGAGCAGGCGGATGAGGTTGAGGCCAAACAGCCAGTCCAGTCCCTGCAGGCGCCCAAACAGGTTGCCGCCGGCCGTGGTAATGCCTGTAACCACGCCTACCCCGGCCGGGGCGGCGGCCAGCATGGTCTGCACCCAGTTGGGCGCCAGGGCCATATCGGCATCAGTAATCAGGAAATAATTGGTGGTGGCGGCGCGGCACAAATGGGCCAGTACGTTGCTTTTGCCACGGGCCGTGCCCAGGCGCTGCCGGATAGGCAGCAACCGGAACCAAGGCTTATCAGCAATAAAGCGCCGCACAATTTCCCGGGTGTCATCGGTGGAGGCATCATCCCCAATCAGGATTTCAAGCTGCTCTGCAGGGTAGTGCAGCCGCGCCAGGGCCCGCAGGCAGCGCTCAATGGTGGCGGCTTCGTTGCGGGCGGCAATCAGAATGCTTACGCGGGGAGTAGCCGTGCAGCCAGCCAAGCGGGGCCGGGGCCATACAAGCAGCAGAAGCGCCAGCACATACAGGCCAAAGAACACGCTAAAAAAGACGGTAGCGAATAACATATACCCACCGGATTAGCACTTGAGCTGCGCAGCCTCAACAAGTAAGCCGCGGGTAGTCTGATAGAATAGCATACGTCGAATAAAGGAGCTACCGTTGCGGTGGAAAACGCTGATTTTTACCCCGATAGGCATCCGTATTAATGCGGAGCCCAAGTGAAAACAAGGACACAAAAAAGCCCTGACTGCTGGCAGCCAGGGCTTTTGTAAATGCATTATGCGCTTTGGGTTAGAGCTGCGGGTTGGTCTGGGCCGGCGCGTCGTAGGCAGGGCTTTCCGGCGCCAGGGCCGTTGGGTCGGCGGGCAGCCGGATGTCATCGGCATCGTGGACGCGCAGCGTGAACAGGCCGGCAATTATCATAGAGGCGCCTCCAAGTACCAGCGTCATCACTGACTCTCCGCCGAATACGTGCTTGGTGAAGAACCCCAATGTAACGCCTGCCACCATCTGCGGAATCACAATGAAGAAATTGAACACGCCCATGTAGTAGCCCATTTTGTTCCAGGGCAGAGCCCCAGCCAGCATGGCATACGGCACGCTCAGGATAGAAGCCCAGGCAATACCGACGCCCACCATAGATACCAGCAGCATTTTGGGGTCCTGAATGAAGTAAATTGAAATCAGACCCAATCCCCCGGCTATTAAGCAGAGCATATGCGCGACGCGGCGGCTGGTGCGACGGGCTATAATGGGAAGCAATAGTGCAAATACCGCCGATACACCATTGTACACCGAAAAGCATACCCCTACCCAGTCTGCCCCCTCATTATAGAGCTTAGAGGTAGTATCGGTGGTATGGTAGATGTGACTAGTAATGGCCGGCGTGGTGTAAATCCACATGGCAAATAGGGCTAGCCAAGAGAAGAACTGCACGATGGCCAGTTGGCGCATGGTTTGGGGCATGTTGAACACGCCCATGAAGGATTCGCGCACGCCATTCCAGAAACCGGCAGTCCGGCGCTTCTCCTCCTCAAAAGCATTCATGTCTTCTGGCGGATACTCCTTGGTGCGCAACACCGTCCAGAGTACTGCCAGAAAAAACACAATACCGCCGATATAAAAAGCGTATTTCACCGACAGCGG
The Hymenobacter sp. DG25B genome window above contains:
- a CDS encoding M16 family metallopeptidase yields the protein MLQKHLWLLGMSTLLVVTPAAAQQKKSAPTAKTTTAGPRLVEKVASKLGEVVIPYEKYKLPNGLTVIVHEDHSDPVVHVDVTYHVGSARETIGKSGFAHFFEHMMFQGSDHVGDDQHFKLVSAAGGDLNGSTNRDRTNYYETLPSNQLETALWLEADRMGFLLDAVTQQKFEIQRSTVKNERGQNYDNRPYGLASEYVAKTLYPYGHPYSWLTIGYLEDLDRADVNDLKNFFLRWYGPNNATLTVGGDVKPAEVIKLAEKYFGTIKPGPAVQNMKLPEPKLDQDRYVSYEDNVRFPMLQMVFPTVPRYHPDEPALDALAEIIGGGKTSLLYKNLVKTQKAVQASASHPSAELGGEFTIMALSYPGKGLDSLELIARRSLQEFEKRGVSDEDLQRFKAGRESQTINGLASVSGKVSALAAAQTFTGSPNRITKDLQELRALTKADVMRVYNQYIKGKKAVILSVVPKGATALVAKPTNFTVSKDGFKAPADEYKGLTYVKATDSFDRSKQPKSGANPVVQVPAYWQETMPNGLKVIGTRNTEIPAVTMQLTIPGGHRLEQQDPSKAGIASLTAAMLNEGSQKYTSEEMTAALEKLGSSISVFSGSDNTTIYVQSLTKNLDKTLALLEERLMRPRFDAADFARIKKQTLEGIANQNTQATAIANKTFARLVYPASDIMRVPTSGTVASVQGITLEDVKQFYARNYAPNISYLVIVGDVDQKQVTPKLGFLQSWAKKDVALPAPTTASAQPDKTHIYFVNKDGAPQSEIRVGYLSMPYDATGDYYRAGLANHLLGGDFSSRINLNLRENKGYTYGAFSYFNGSQYAGPFTAQAGVRADATAASVKEFVSEMKNYRNGISDEELQFLQTSVGQSDALKYETGRQKAAFLGRMVEYNLNKDYVQQQNEILRTLKKEDVQAISQKYFTPDNMYIVVVGDRAKVFPAINELGYEVTELDLEGNPVAAAVAPAAAPTAVDMAKQLSDSDVKKAKEKTKGENGKKKRKMKNDENSTKVKEKADAK
- a CDS encoding M28 family metallopeptidase; the encoded protein is MRFSSLFLLAPALTGGLLAGCQSRNSPPELITRSTLPDSTEAAPTDTAVVAAPRDGITGAGIGQYIKVLSADDFQGRKPFTAGETKTTEYLASEFKKLGLKPGPNGTYFQEVPLVEITGRPDSIMRISGGKGKPFNLQYKTDFMAFTEQEKPQVSVSNSPLVFAGYGVVAPEYNWDDYAGLDVKGKTVVVLVNDPGNAGNDTTMFKGKAMTYYGRWMYKYEEAARHGATGLLIIHETRPAAYPWSVVQTSYSGAKLRPQTPDRGASKCKLEGWITLDAARRLFTAAGLRYDDLYAAANLRGFKARPLGLNVSINIHNKIRRTSSKNVLAVLPGATRPQEYIIYTAHWDHLGIGPTVKGDSIYNGALDNASGVAALLTIAKAYTQLPKSPDRSIVFLAVTGEEQGLLGSAYYAEHPVFPLNKTVADLNMDMLRPYGPMRDVTVIGYGQSDLDDYARTAAKEQQRYLQPDKTPEEGHFYRSDHFSFAKVGVPALYASGAFDSRARGKEYIEEQNKTFTAQHYHQPSDEYNPAWDLRGMEQDARLLFTIGRRLAGETTFPQWKAGSEFKAARDKSMGTRK
- a CDS encoding glycosyltransferase, which gives rise to MLFATVFFSVFFGLYVLALLLLVWPRPRLAGCTATPRVSILIAARNEAATIERCLRALARLHYPAEQLEILIGDDASTDDTREIVRRFIADKPWFRLLPIRQRLGTARGKSNVLAHLCRAATTNYFLITDADMALAPNWVQTMLAAAPAGVGVVTGITTAGGNLFGRLQGLDWLFGLNLIRLLTDLGLPVTAVGNNMLVTRAAYESIGGYEALAFSITEDLQLFGLIVGQGWGFRNIIAPGVLGVSVPQPTLRHLLQQRKRWMKGAGRLPWQLVVLFSSYGVFYAVLGWPALLPLGTISVLYAGKVLLQTLFLAITLRQAGHRESMGVLLLYDGYLLLMSLAVLAYTAWPGGIWWKERRYRWAEV
- a CDS encoding MFS transporter; amino-acid sequence: MATSVATASSTREKPRLSFWQIWNMSFGFLGIQFGFALQNANVSRIFETMGAKTDDIAILWLAAPTTGLLVQPIIGYMSDRTWSPRWGRRRPYFMIGAILASLALLVMPNVTALWMAAGMLWIMDSSINISMEPFRALVGDLLPSSQRTTGFAAQTFFIGIGAIVASSLPWIFTNWFNISNTAPAGHIPLSVKYAFYIGGIVFFLAVLWTVLRTKEYPPEDMNAFEEEKRRTAGFWNGVRESFMGVFNMPQTMRQLAIVQFFSWLALFAMWIYTTPAITSHIYHTTDTTSKLYNEGADWVGVCFSVYNGVSAVFALLLPIIARRTSRRVAHMLCLIAGGLGLISIYFIQDPKMLLVSMVGVGIAWASILSVPYAMLAGALPWNKMGYYMGVFNFFIVIPQMVAGVTLGFFTKHVFGGESVMTLVLGGASMIIAGLFTLRVHDADDIRLPADPTALAPESPAYDAPAQTNPQL